The following coding sequences lie in one Arachis ipaensis cultivar K30076 chromosome B03, Araip1.1, whole genome shotgun sequence genomic window:
- the LOC107633369 gene encoding uncharacterized protein LOC107633369 yields MPLYAKFIKKLLSKKKSLEGGQTVVMTKECSAIIQRTLPMKKKDLGSFHIPCTIENITIEKSLCDLGANINLMPLSLMKKLQIHELKFTQIALQMVDKSIKQALGVVENVLMKVGKFFLPADFVILDMEEDCNTYIILGILFLATGKVLIDVERGELMLRVHDEHLVFNVFRNLQVLTQEKECIEIDDGDPKEATKESLPEFLSPCLKEKKEAEETPRAQGVKETKDDPQANLQL; encoded by the coding sequence ATGCCATTATATGCCAAGTTTATAAAGAAACTGCTTTCAAAGAAAAAGTCCTTGGAAGGAGGACAAACTGTTGTGATGAcaaaagaatgtagtgctatcatccaAAGGACTCTCCCAATGAAAAAAAAGGATCTTGGAAGTTTTCATATTCCTTGCACCATAGAaaacataacaattgagaagtcattgtgtgaccttggtgcaaaTATAAACCTGATGCCTCTGTCTCTCATGAAGAAACTTCAAATTCATGAATTGAAATTCACACAGATAGCTCTCCAAATGGTTGACAAATCTATCAAGCAAGCACTTGGGGTGGTGGAGAATGTACTGATGAAAGTAGGAAAGTTTTTTCTTCCAGCTGACTTTGTGATCCTCGACATGGAGGAGGACTGCAACACCTATATCATCTTGGGAATACTCTTTCTAGCTACAGGAAAAGTACTGATAGATGTTGAAAGAGGAGAATTGATgctaagagtgcatgatgagcacctagtaTTCAATGTCTTTAGAAACTTGCAAGTTCTGACTCAAGAGAAGGAATGTATAGAGATTGATGATGGAGACCCAAAGGAAGCAACCAAGGAGTCACTTCCAGAATTCCTAAGCCCCTGcctgaaagaaaagaaagaagctGAAGAGACGCCAAGAGCTCAAGGAGTAAAGGAAACCAAAGACGATCCACAAGCAAACCTCCAATTGTGA
- the LOC107634532 gene encoding miraculin-like, translating to MKTSCMSVVLILLTPLILSWDGDSASEPVLDITGKNLRTGIDYLVLPSIKNNSNGGGGGGLALASARNRTCPFDVVDSYRAMPLKFAPSDSKEGVIRVSTDLNIKFSAATTCVQSTVWKLDQFDGSRGLYFVTTGGVEGNPGRETVSNWFEIQKYGSNYNFLFCPKVCKYCKVMCRDLGIYVDGDGNRHLALSDMPFGVRFRKA from the coding sequence ATGAAGACTAGTTGCATGAGCGTGGTTCTTATTCTCTTGACACCTCTAATCCTTTCATGGGATGGTGATTCTGCATCCGAACCAGTCCTAGACATAACGGGTAAGAACCTTCGAACAGGTATCGATTACCTTGTTCTTCCATCTATCAAAAACAATAGCAATGGCGGCGGTGGTGGGGGACTTGCCCTTGCCAGTGCTAGAAACAGAACATGCCCATTTGATGTTGTCGACAGTTACCGTGCCATGCCACTGAAATTTGCACCCTCTGATTCCAAAGAAGGTGTTATCAGAGTCTCCACCGATTTGAACATCAAGTTCTCCGCTGCAACAACTTGCGTTCAATCCACAGTGTGGAAGCTGGACCAATTTGATGGATCAAGAGGCTTATATTTCGTGACCACTGGTGGAGTTGAAGGCAATCCGGGGCGCGAAACTGTGAGCAACTGGTTCGAAATTCAGAAATATGGAAGTAACTACAATTTTTTGTTCTGTCCTAAAGTCTGCAAATATTGCAAAGTTATGTGCAGGGACCTTGGGATTTATGTTGATGGCGATGGGAATAGGCATCTTGCACTCAGTGATATGCCATTTGGAGTTAGATTCCGAAAGGCCTGA